One Anopheles marshallii chromosome 3, idAnoMarsDA_429_01, whole genome shotgun sequence genomic region harbors:
- the LOC128712592 gene encoding uncharacterized protein K02A2.6-like, giving the protein MQEEDDRRASQGWQEALATATSQPQTHTDRRDAQAQPTQQPQFAQQNGALPPFSTLPQLNIPATQSEAATSQILQILQQQMMTQQQQMAQQQQMLMQLLRQRSDLTTGEEQILDSLSGHIKEFRYDAETGATFAAWYKRYEDLFEKDAARLNDEAKVRLLLRKLGTSEHDRYTNYILPKHPRDFVLKETVSKLTAHFGTKESLLHKRFRCLKLTKLRTEDFVTFACRVNRGTVDFELGKLTEEQFKCLVFVCGIKEEEDADFRTRLLRRIEEQQDVTLDQLSAECQRMTNLRHDSDMIKSDKTEKVLSVHDNTHRRDRPLYKNQPNRASKPSRPCWLCGSLHWTRECTFRTHKCTQCGIMGHREGYCKQQKRQPQRKKPFIKQTSMRSVTVNVHSIRSRRKYVNIKLNGKQIRLQLDTGSDISVISRTLWRTIGSPQLTPPSVIAKSASGDKLGILGEFQANIELSQKKRQAVIYVIEAELALLGTDLAEVFSLWSSPIDEICNHISSTTIAPEGILRKFPMLFRPTMGLCTKAAITLHLKPDCRPVFSPKRPVAFAMRDAVDAELDRLQNLNVITPVEYSEWAAPIVVVRKSNGKLRICGDYSTGLNAVLHPHDYPLPLPEDIFAKLGKSTIFSQIDLSDAFLQVPIAEQSRQMLTINTHKGLYLYNRLPPGIKVAPGAFQQLMDQMLAGMEGVSCYMDDIIIGGRTQNEHDDLLSETLRRIQEYGFTIRSDKCSFNKSQVRYLGHIIDKQGIRPDPAKVAVIKDLPAPRDIGGVRSFLGAINYYGRFIPNMRRLRYPLDNLLKNDITFNWSPECQKVFDQFKSLLVSDLLLTHYDPGREIIISADASSVGLGATISHKFPDGTYKVVQHASRALTKAETNYSQIDREGLAIIFAVTKFHKYIFGRHFYLQTDHKPLLRIFGNILSRLIKHHDKLNEDYIIASISLEDDISPQNTHSIANHRLPLDVLLDAWDLSSSSPSSAVKTTTQSSSVDPSSSSATETTTQSSSVVPQSSGSTSPPSDSSISSSSSNINGHRPREMEQQLPPRLSSRDRRAPRWLDPYLLY; this is encoded by the exons ATGCAAGAAGAAGACGATCGTCGAGCGTCGCAAGGTTGGCAAGAAGCATTAGCCACAGCGACCTCACAACCACAAACTCACACAGACCGTCGTGATGCCCAAGCTCAACCAACGCAGCAGCCTCAATTTGCTCAACAAAATGGTGCTTTACCGCCATTTTCGACGCTACCGCAGCTGAACATCCCCGCTACACAGTCGGAAGCCGCTACTTCgcaaattttgcaaattttgcagcagcagatgATGACTCAGCAACAACAGATggctcagcagcaacaaatgtTAATGCAATTGTTGCGTCAACGAAGCGACCTTACAACGGGCGAGGAGCAAATTTTGGATTCCTTAAGTGGCCACATTAAGGAATTCAGGTATGATGCTGAAACTGGTGCTACTTTTGCGGCATGGTACAAAAGGTACGAGGACCTGTTTGAAAAAGATGCCGCGCGGTTGAACGACGAGGCGAAGGTGCGATTATTATTGAGGAAGTTAGGAACCTCTGAACACGACCGATACACCAATTATATCCTACCTAAACACCCACGGGATTTCGTACTAAAAGAAACGGTCTCCAAGTTAACAGCGCATTTCGGCACCAAGGAGTCCCTATTACACAAGCGTTTTAGGTGTTTGAAGCTGACGAAACTTCGGACGGAGGATTTCGTCACATTCGCGTGCCGAGTTAATCGCGGAACCGTAGATTTCGAGCTGGGGAAGCTTACGGAAGAGCAGTTCAaatgtttggtgtttgtgtgtggtattAAGGAGGAAGAAGATGCTGACTTTCGAACGCGCCTCTTACGTCGCATCGAGGAGCAACAGGATGTAACGCTCGATCAGCTCTCCGCAGAATGTCAGCGCATGACAAATCTTCGACACGATAGTGATATGATCAAAAGTGACAAAACCGAGAAAGTACTATCCGTTCACGACAATACGCATCGACGGGACCGTCCTTTAtataaaaaccaaccaaatcgGGCATCTAAACCGAGCCGGCCCTGTTGGTTATGTGGTTCTTTACATTGGACTCGTGAGTGCACGTTTAGAACGCATAAGTGCACACAATGTGGAATAATGGGTCACCGTGAAGGCTATTGCAAGCAACAAAAGAGACAACCTCAGCGCAAGAAGCCTTTTATAAAGCAAACGAGCATGCGTAGCGTTACAGTGAACGTGCATAGTATACGCAGTCGAAGGAAATACGTGAACATCAAACTGAACGGCAAACAGATCCGTCTGCAACTAGATACGGGATCCGATATTTCCGTAATAAGTCGTACCTTGTGGAGAACGATCGGTAGCCCGCAACTTACGCCGCCATCGGTAATTGCGAAATCAGCTTCGGGTGATAAGCTCGGGATTCTGGGGGAATTTCAGGCGAATATTGAATTATCCCAAAAGAAGCGTCAAGCCGTCATTTACGTCATAGAAGCTGAGCTAGCCTTACTAGGTACCGATCTCGCTGAAGTTTTCTCGTTATGGTCGTCTCCCATCGACGAGATCTGCAACCACATCTCCAGCACAACGATTGCCCCAGAGGGAATTTTACGAAAATTTCCAATGCTTTTCCGACCTACCATGGGTTTATGTACAAAAGCTGCCATCACGCTGCATCTGAAACCCGATTGCCGTCCCGTGTTCTCTCCTAAGCGCCCTGTAGCCTTCGCGATGCGCGATGCAGTAGACGCCGAGCTGGACAGATTGCAGAATTTGAACGTGATAACTCCCGTAGAATATTCTGAGTGGGCAGCCCCAATTGTCGTCGTGCGGAAGTCGAACGGCAAATTGAGAATCTGTGGAGATTACTCAACCGGCCTGAACGCAGTACTCCATCCACACGACTACCCCTTGCCACTGCCAGAGGACATCTTCGCAAAACTCGGTAAATCAACTATTTTTAGCCAAATTGATTTATCAGACGCCTTTTTGCAGGTCCCAATCGCCGAACAAAGCCGCCAGATGCTCACAATTAATACACATAAAGGGTTGTATCTATACAATCGCCTGCCACCAGGGATTAAGGTAGCGCCAGGCGCCTTCCAGCAACTTATGGATCAAATGCTTGCTGGCATGGAAGGTGTCTCATGTTATATGGACGACATAATTATCGGAGGACGGACTCAGAACGAGCACGATGATCTCCTAAGTGAGACCCTCAGGCGCATCCAAGAGTACGGTTTCACAATACGCTCAGATAAATGTTCATTTAACAAAAGCCAAGTACGCTACCTTGGTCACATCATCGATAAACAGGGTATCCGTCCCGACCCAGCCAAAGTGGCTGTCATCAAAGATCTTCCTGCTCCACGCGACATCGGCGGTGTTAGGTCGTTCCTAGGCGCCATAAACTACTACGGGAGATTTATACCAAACATGCGACGCCTGCGCTACCCTCTGGATAATCTtttaaagaatgacattaccTTCAATTGGTCCCCAGAATGTCAGAAGGTGTTTGACCAATTCAAGTCGTTACTTGTTTCCGATCTGCTGCTAACGCATTATGATCCAGGACGGGAGATCATAATATCGGCTGATGCGTCATCCGTTGGCTTGGGTGCAACCATCAGTCACAAGTTCCCCGACGGAACTTACAAGGTCGTACAACATGCATCACGCGCTTTAACGAAGGCGGAAACGAACTATAGTCAGATCGATAGGGAAGGTCTGGCTATAATATTTGCTGTGACAAAGTTTCACAAGTACATTTTCGGACGTCATTTCTACCTTCAAACGGACCATAAGCCGCTGCTAAGAATCTTCGGAA ACATCCTATCGCGGCTGATAAAACATCACGATAAGCTGAATGAAGACTACATCATCGCCAGCATTAGCCTAGAGGACGACATTAG TCCGCAAAATACACATTCGATTGCGAACCACCGGTTACCACTGGACGTCTTGCTGGACGCTTGGGatctatcatcatcatcaccatcatcggcTGTAAAAACGACAACACAATCATCTTCGGTtgatccatcatcatcatcggcaacAGAAACTACGACACAATCCTCTTCAGTTGTCCCGCAATCATCCGGCTCGACCTCGCCCCCATCTGATTCATCTATATCGTCATCTTCATCCAACATAAACGGTCATCGGCCACGAGAGATGGAACAGCAGCTACCGCCACGCCTCTCCTCTAGAGATAGAAGAGCTCCGCGTTGGCTCGACCCGTACCTGCTGTATTAA